From the Pseudarthrobacter sp. MM222 genome, one window contains:
- a CDS encoding ABC transporter substrate-binding protein, with protein MRAKTRAAAMAAGALCVALSASACAGAGGGNSAGDPNSINVLMVNNPQMEDLQRLTADNFTKETGIRVNYTILPENDVRAKISQEFSSQAGQYDVASLSNYEIPFYSANGWLAPLDNVAKDAEFNQADILPAYTASLTGEDGKLYGEPFYGESSFLMYRKDILDAKGLSMPEKPTWDEVATIAAAADGAAPGMKGICLRGQPGWGQVFAPLTTVVNTFGGTWFDKDWNAQVNAPEFTAAVEFYTKLVREHGEAGAAQAGFTECLNNMSQSKVAMWYDATSAAGALEADASPVKGKIGYAQAPVKETKSSGWLWTWSWAVQAASKKQDAAGKFIAWASSSEYEKLVASKLGWAKVPSGKRISTYENAEFQKAAPFFEAERFAIENADPKNPGAQERPAVGIQFVGIPEFAALGTNVSQGVSSVIAGQGTLADALAKGQEAAQKVGNKYK; from the coding sequence ATGCGCGCAAAAACACGTGCCGCCGCGATGGCGGCGGGCGCCCTCTGCGTGGCCCTCAGCGCCTCGGCCTGTGCCGGAGCCGGCGGAGGAAATTCCGCAGGAGACCCGAACAGCATCAACGTCCTGATGGTCAACAACCCCCAGATGGAGGATCTGCAGCGGCTCACCGCGGACAACTTCACCAAGGAGACCGGCATCAGGGTCAACTACACCATCCTTCCCGAGAACGACGTCCGGGCCAAGATCAGCCAGGAGTTCTCCAGCCAGGCCGGGCAGTACGACGTCGCGTCGTTGTCCAACTACGAGATTCCCTTCTATTCCGCGAACGGCTGGCTGGCGCCGCTGGACAACGTTGCCAAGGATGCCGAGTTCAACCAAGCGGACATCCTGCCGGCCTACACGGCATCCCTCACCGGCGAGGACGGCAAGCTCTACGGCGAACCGTTCTACGGGGAGTCCTCCTTCCTGATGTACCGCAAGGACATCCTGGATGCCAAGGGCTTGAGCATGCCGGAGAAGCCCACCTGGGACGAGGTTGCAACGATCGCGGCCGCGGCCGACGGCGCTGCGCCCGGCATGAAGGGCATCTGCCTTCGCGGCCAGCCCGGCTGGGGTCAGGTCTTTGCCCCGCTGACCACCGTCGTCAACACCTTCGGCGGAACCTGGTTCGACAAGGACTGGAACGCACAGGTCAACGCACCGGAATTCACCGCCGCAGTCGAGTTCTACACCAAACTGGTCCGCGAGCACGGCGAAGCAGGCGCCGCCCAGGCCGGTTTCACTGAATGCCTGAACAACATGAGCCAAAGCAAAGTGGCCATGTGGTACGACGCCACGTCGGCGGCCGGCGCTCTGGAAGCCGACGCGTCACCTGTGAAGGGGAAGATCGGTTACGCCCAGGCCCCAGTGAAGGAAACCAAGTCCTCCGGCTGGTTGTGGACCTGGTCCTGGGCTGTGCAGGCGGCCTCGAAGAAGCAGGACGCTGCTGGAAAGTTCATCGCCTGGGCCAGTTCGAGCGAATACGAAAAACTGGTCGCCTCCAAGCTCGGCTGGGCGAAGGTTCCCTCGGGCAAGCGCATCTCCACCTACGAGAACGCCGAGTTCCAGAAAGCGGCTCCGTTCTTCGAGGCCGAACGCTTCGCCATTGAGAACGCTGACCCGAAGAACCCCGGCGCCCAGGAACGTCCCGCCGTCGGTATCCAGTTTGTCGGCATCCCTGAGTTCGCTGCCCTGGGCACCAACGTCTCCCAGGGCGTCAGCTCCGTGATCGCCGGCCAGGGCACCCTGGCCGACGCACTGGCCAAGGGCCAGGAAGCCGCACAAAAAGTCGGCAATAAGTACAAGTAG
- a CDS encoding carbohydrate ABC transporter permease gives MTTATARISRQGTRAAKPTKNAQARERALAWARRAPLLPALIFLIIVTQLPFVVTLIISFLNWNSLSPDKTAFAGLDNYVTVLTDPDLRQAIFTTIILTVSVVLASLVIGLGLALLLDKKFIGRGLARTLLIAPFLVVPVAAALIWKHALLNPTYGLINGILTWLWSLFGSATAPQLDLLSQAPMMAVIVSLVWQWTPFMMLILLAGLQSRPMDTVEAAQMDGATPWAIFRHLTLPHLRQYLELGGLLGAIYIVQNFDSVFTLTAGGLGTANLPYAIYQTFYFANEYGLASAAGVVVVIGTIIVATFALRTVFSLFKKEEAR, from the coding sequence ATGACAACCGCAACGGCGCGCATCTCCCGCCAAGGGACCAGGGCCGCCAAACCTACCAAGAACGCGCAAGCGCGGGAACGCGCCCTGGCCTGGGCACGGCGTGCACCGCTGCTTCCAGCCCTGATCTTCCTCATTATCGTCACCCAGCTTCCGTTCGTGGTGACGCTGATCATCTCGTTCCTGAACTGGAACAGCCTCAGCCCTGACAAGACCGCCTTCGCCGGCTTAGACAACTACGTCACGGTCCTCACGGACCCGGACCTGCGCCAGGCAATTTTCACCACGATCATCCTCACCGTCTCCGTGGTCCTGGCCAGCCTGGTCATCGGCCTCGGCCTGGCACTGCTCCTGGACAAGAAGTTCATTGGCCGGGGGCTGGCCCGGACGCTGCTGATCGCCCCATTCCTGGTGGTGCCGGTAGCCGCGGCCCTCATCTGGAAGCACGCCCTGCTCAACCCCACCTATGGGCTGATCAACGGCATTCTGACCTGGCTCTGGTCCCTCTTCGGCAGCGCCACGGCGCCCCAGCTGGACCTGCTGTCCCAGGCCCCCATGATGGCCGTCATCGTCTCGCTCGTCTGGCAGTGGACGCCGTTCATGATGCTTATCCTGCTCGCGGGTCTGCAGTCCCGTCCCATGGACACCGTGGAAGCGGCCCAGATGGACGGGGCCACACCCTGGGCCATCTTCCGGCACCTCACCCTGCCGCACCTGCGCCAGTACCTGGAACTCGGCGGCCTGCTCGGAGCCATCTACATCGTGCAGAACTTCGACTCCGTCTTCACCCTTACCGCGGGCGGCCTGGGCACGGCGAACCTGCCCTATGCCATCTACCAGACGTTCTACTTCGCCAACGAATACGGCCTGGCATCCGCCGCCGGCGTCGTGGTGGTCATCGGCACCATCATCGTGGCCACCTTCGCACTCCGCACCGTATTCTCGCTCTTCAAGAAGGAGGAAGCTCGATGA
- a CDS encoding carbohydrate ABC transporter permease produces the protein MSTLTPAEPQASVPGPTALNNAGPRRRGKSRMDPTRNNTAAGIAAWLLALLFATPVLWMILTSFHSENDAATNPPSIAANLTLDAYKEFFGESSGVSPWPSLINSATASILSTVLVLVLAIPAAYALSIRPVKKWTDVMFFFLSTKMMPVVAAILPLYLFARTVGALDNIWFLILMYTSMNLPIAVWMMRSFLAEVPVEMLEASQIDGAGLLLTLRKVVAPVAMPGIAATALICFIFSWNELLLARVLTGVVAGTAPVFLTGFVSGQGLFLAKVCAAAVVISLPVLVAGFAAQDKLVQGLSLGAVK, from the coding sequence ATGAGCACGCTCACCCCCGCCGAGCCCCAGGCATCAGTTCCCGGCCCGACCGCCCTCAATAATGCCGGACCACGACGCCGAGGCAAGTCGCGCATGGACCCGACCCGCAACAACACCGCAGCCGGGATCGCGGCATGGTTGCTGGCCTTGCTGTTCGCCACTCCCGTCCTCTGGATGATCCTCACCTCGTTCCACTCAGAAAATGACGCGGCCACCAACCCGCCCTCCATCGCCGCCAACCTCACCTTGGACGCGTACAAGGAGTTCTTCGGGGAGAGTTCCGGGGTCAGCCCCTGGCCATCGCTGATTAACTCCGCCACCGCGTCGATCCTGTCCACCGTGCTGGTCCTGGTGCTGGCCATCCCGGCGGCGTATGCCCTTTCCATCCGGCCGGTGAAGAAGTGGACCGACGTGATGTTCTTCTTCCTCTCCACGAAAATGATGCCCGTGGTGGCCGCGATCCTGCCGCTCTACCTGTTCGCCAGAACCGTTGGCGCCCTCGACAACATCTGGTTCTTGATCCTGATGTACACCTCGATGAACCTGCCCATCGCCGTGTGGATGATGCGCTCCTTCCTCGCCGAAGTGCCGGTGGAAATGCTGGAGGCTTCCCAGATTGACGGCGCGGGCCTGCTCCTGACGCTCCGGAAAGTCGTGGCCCCCGTGGCGATGCCCGGCATCGCTGCGACCGCCCTGATCTGCTTCATTTTCAGCTGGAACGAACTGCTCCTGGCCCGGGTACTCACCGGGGTTGTGGCCGGGACCGCCCCCGTCTTCCTCACCGGGTTCGTCTCCGGACAGGGCCTGTTCCTCGCGAAAGTCTGCGCAGCAGCCGTTGTCATCTCCCTGCCGGTGCTGGTGGCCGGATTCGCCGCCCAGGACAAGCTCGTCCAGGGCCTCTCGCTCGGCGCCGTCAAGTAG
- a CDS encoding NAD(P)-dependent alcohol dehydrogenase, which translates to MTASTIQSQTLGRPELPATMRAAVLKRQGDMAMETLPVPQLEADQVLVQVAAVGVCGSDVHYYEHGRIGDYVVDHPLILGHELSGRIAAVGSAVDSARIGKRVAVEPQRPCRKCKQCKAGRYNLCPDIEFYATPPIDGAFAEYVTIQGDFAYDIPDSVSGEAAALIEPLSVGLWACERAGIKPGSRVLIAGAGPIGIIAAQAARAFGATEIYISDIAEDRLEFALKHGATRALNARTDSVEGLEVDAFIDASGAAQAVRSGIKAVGPAGKVILVGLGADDVELPVSFIQNREIWLSGVFRYTNTWPLAIQLIADGKVDLDILVTGKFNLSESEAALKAGKQPGQLKAVVYPGR; encoded by the coding sequence ATGACAGCATCTACCATCCAGTCCCAGACGCTGGGACGGCCGGAGCTCCCGGCCACCATGCGGGCCGCCGTCCTGAAGCGCCAGGGCGACATGGCCATGGAAACCCTGCCCGTCCCGCAGCTGGAGGCCGACCAGGTCCTGGTGCAGGTCGCTGCCGTCGGCGTTTGCGGCAGCGACGTGCACTACTACGAGCACGGGCGGATCGGCGACTACGTCGTGGACCACCCGCTGATCCTCGGCCACGAACTCTCCGGCCGGATCGCCGCCGTCGGCAGCGCTGTGGACTCCGCCCGCATCGGCAAGCGGGTCGCCGTCGAACCCCAGCGTCCCTGCCGCAAATGCAAGCAGTGCAAGGCCGGCCGCTACAACCTGTGCCCGGACATCGAGTTCTACGCCACGCCGCCGATCGACGGCGCCTTCGCCGAATACGTGACCATCCAGGGCGACTTTGCCTACGACATTCCGGACAGTGTCAGCGGCGAGGCAGCAGCCCTCATCGAGCCGCTCTCCGTGGGGCTCTGGGCCTGCGAGCGCGCCGGCATCAAGCCGGGCAGCCGGGTGCTCATTGCCGGGGCCGGACCGATCGGCATCATCGCCGCCCAGGCTGCCCGCGCGTTCGGTGCAACGGAAATCTACATCTCCGACATCGCCGAAGACCGGCTGGAGTTTGCGCTTAAACACGGTGCGACCCGCGCCCTGAATGCCCGGACCGACAGCGTGGAGGGCCTGGAAGTGGATGCGTTTATCGACGCCTCCGGCGCCGCGCAGGCTGTGCGCTCCGGCATCAAGGCCGTGGGGCCCGCCGGAAAGGTGATCCTGGTGGGACTCGGAGCGGACGACGTCGAACTGCCCGTTTCGTTTATCCAGAACCGGGAAATCTGGCTCTCCGGTGTTTTCCGGTACACCAACACCTGGCCGCTGGCCATCCAGCTGATCGCGGACGGGAAAGTGGACCTGGACATCCTGGTGACCGGCAAGTTCAATTTGTCCGAGTCCGAGGCGGCGCTGAAGGCGGGCAAGCAGCCCGGTCAGCTGAAGGCCGTTGTTTACCCGGGGCGCTGA
- a CDS encoding carbohydrate kinase family protein, which produces MPAIEPSSEARSEARSGAPDTALTVIGESLVDIISDPHRPSAVQAYRGGSPLNVAVGAARLGLRTTLVTHFAGDPYGLLIEDHLASNGVSVINGGNTPTSTAIATLGPDGAAEYTFAITWEINGGALPALAAVEASTHVHAGSIATVLPPGNQAALVLVEAGREHATISYDPNCRPAISPDAAAARRQAERFVAASDIVKASDEDLAWLYPDRSPDETLQAWLDLGPAIVALTRGAYGPVILSAAGRVEMAAEPITVADTVGAGDSFMAGLISGLAQLGALGSGGRHRLQTLTLDQLHVLAAYANRAAGITCSRQGANPPRAAELGPLPAPSPAQER; this is translated from the coding sequence ATGCCAGCTATTGAACCCAGCTCCGAAGCCCGCTCCGAAGCCCGCTCCGGTGCTCCGGACACGGCCCTGACGGTGATCGGCGAATCCCTCGTCGACATCATCAGCGACCCGCACCGGCCGTCGGCGGTCCAGGCCTATCGGGGCGGAAGCCCTCTCAACGTGGCGGTGGGGGCGGCGCGCCTGGGCCTGCGGACCACCTTGGTGACCCACTTCGCCGGAGACCCGTACGGGCTGTTAATTGAAGATCACCTGGCATCGAACGGCGTCAGTGTGATCAACGGCGGAAATACGCCCACATCAACGGCAATCGCCACGCTGGGACCGGATGGTGCCGCCGAGTACACCTTCGCCATCACATGGGAAATCAATGGCGGGGCCCTGCCTGCCCTCGCCGCCGTCGAAGCTTCCACCCACGTCCACGCAGGGTCGATCGCCACCGTGCTGCCTCCCGGCAATCAGGCCGCGCTTGTCCTGGTGGAGGCCGGCCGGGAGCACGCGACCATCAGTTATGACCCAAACTGCCGGCCAGCGATCAGCCCGGACGCGGCCGCGGCGCGCAGGCAGGCCGAGCGCTTCGTCGCCGCGAGTGACATCGTCAAGGCCAGCGACGAGGACCTCGCGTGGCTCTACCCGGACCGGTCACCGGATGAAACACTGCAGGCCTGGCTGGACCTGGGGCCGGCCATCGTGGCCCTGACGCGCGGAGCTTACGGCCCGGTCATCCTCTCCGCTGCAGGGCGGGTGGAGATGGCAGCCGAACCCATTACCGTGGCTGACACGGTGGGTGCAGGCGATTCGTTCATGGCCGGGCTCATCTCCGGACTCGCTCAACTCGGGGCGCTCGGCTCCGGAGGCAGGCATCGGCTGCAGACCCTGACCCTGGATCAACTTCATGTCCTCGCCGCCTACGCCAACCGCGCCGCCGGAATCACCTGCTCCCGGCAGGGCGCAAATCCACCGCGGGCGGCCGAACTCGGCCCGCTGCCCGCCCCATCACCTGCCCAGGAGCGCTGA
- a CDS encoding SDR family NAD(P)-dependent oxidoreductase: MARIFITGSADGLGRAAARTLLDEGHDVLLHARSAERADALADLASRAAGVVVGDLSSAAETRGLAGQVNGFGRMDAVIHNAGVYLEPARAPTAEGHARTLAVNTLAPYLLTALIHRPDRLIYLSSGMHRAGGGSLDDIDWTQRGWNAGQAYSESKLHVATLALAIARRWPEVQSHAVDPGWVPTKMGGPGAPDDLVMGHLTQTWLATSNDPAATVSGGYWYHRKRRAPAPAALDQGFQDRLVDRLAELTGVELF, from the coding sequence GTGGCACGTATCTTCATCACAGGCTCAGCCGACGGGCTCGGCCGGGCCGCGGCACGCACCCTCCTGGACGAGGGCCACGACGTCCTGCTCCATGCTCGGTCAGCTGAGCGGGCGGACGCCCTCGCAGATCTGGCCTCACGGGCCGCGGGCGTCGTCGTTGGCGATCTCAGCAGCGCGGCGGAAACCCGCGGGCTCGCCGGCCAGGTCAACGGCTTCGGCAGAATGGATGCAGTCATCCATAACGCCGGCGTGTATCTGGAGCCTGCCCGGGCCCCGACGGCGGAGGGGCACGCCCGGACCCTGGCCGTGAACACGCTGGCGCCCTACCTGCTCACCGCACTGATCCACCGTCCGGACCGACTGATCTACCTCAGCAGCGGCATGCACCGGGCCGGCGGTGGCTCCCTGGATGACATCGACTGGACCCAGCGGGGCTGGAACGCCGGCCAGGCCTACTCCGAGAGCAAACTCCACGTCGCCACCCTGGCCCTGGCGATCGCGCGCCGCTGGCCCGAGGTACAGAGCCATGCCGTCGACCCCGGATGGGTCCCCACCAAGATGGGCGGCCCCGGCGCGCCGGACGACCTGGTGATGGGGCACCTCACCCAGACATGGCTGGCCACCAGCAACGATCCGGCGGCGACTGTCAGCGGCGGCTACTGGTACCACCGGAAACGCCGCGCGCCCGCCCCCGCGGCTCTCGACCAGGGATTCCAGGACCGGCTCGTGGACCGGCTTGCTGAACTGACCGGCGTCGAGCTCTTCTGA
- a CDS encoding LacI family DNA-binding transcriptional regulator codes for MVSASVKDVAALAGVSVGTVSNVLNRPEKVSADVMSRVQAAIEKLGFVRNDAARQLRAGMSHSIGLVVLDAGNPFFTELARGAEDRAAAEHFTVLVGNSNEDAGREGAYLDLFEQQRVRGVLLSPVGNVLPRLEQLRGRGIPTVLVDRQTENLSFSSVAVDDLAGGEMAAAHLLSLGRRRIAFVGGPSGIRQVADRLSGARKATQQVSEATLEVVETESLTVLSGRAAGEAIRLRPAGMRPDAIFAANDLLAMGVLQGLMLMGDVQVPKEIALIGYDDIEFAAAAVVPMSSIRQPSALIGSTALELLLREASAEAGFVPTQIVFPPELVVRASTAG; via the coding sequence ATGGTTTCAGCCAGCGTCAAAGACGTGGCGGCCCTGGCCGGGGTCTCCGTCGGAACGGTTTCCAATGTCTTGAACCGGCCGGAGAAGGTGTCGGCGGATGTCATGTCCCGCGTGCAGGCCGCGATCGAAAAGCTCGGCTTCGTCCGCAACGATGCGGCGCGGCAGCTTCGCGCCGGCATGAGCCACAGTATCGGCCTCGTGGTCCTGGATGCCGGCAACCCCTTCTTCACGGAGCTGGCCCGTGGTGCGGAGGACAGGGCGGCCGCCGAGCATTTCACCGTCCTGGTCGGCAACAGCAATGAAGACGCGGGCCGGGAAGGGGCGTACCTGGATCTGTTTGAGCAGCAGCGCGTCCGCGGAGTGTTGCTGTCCCCCGTCGGTAACGTGCTTCCGCGGCTGGAACAGCTGCGCGGACGAGGGATCCCCACGGTCCTCGTCGACCGGCAGACGGAAAACTTGAGCTTTTCCTCCGTGGCGGTGGATGACCTGGCAGGCGGCGAGATGGCTGCTGCGCATCTGCTCTCGCTTGGCCGGCGGCGGATCGCCTTTGTCGGCGGCCCGTCGGGTATCCGTCAGGTCGCAGACCGGCTCTCCGGTGCACGGAAGGCGACCCAGCAGGTGTCCGAAGCAACCCTGGAAGTGGTCGAGACCGAGTCCCTAACCGTGCTGTCCGGCCGGGCAGCAGGCGAGGCCATCAGGCTCCGGCCCGCAGGGATGCGTCCCGACGCGATCTTCGCGGCCAACGATCTGCTGGCGATGGGCGTGCTTCAGGGCCTGATGCTGATGGGAGACGTGCAGGTGCCGAAGGAGATCGCGCTCATCGGCTACGACGACATCGAGTTCGCGGCCGCAGCGGTGGTCCCGATGTCTTCCATCCGGCAGCCGAGCGCCTTGATTGGTTCCACCGCCCTGGAATTGCTGCTCCGGGAAGCAAGCGCCGAAGCAGGATTCGTGCCGACCCAGATAGTCTTTCCTCCTGAGCTGGTGGTCCGGGCGTCCACCGCGGGCTGA
- a CDS encoding sugar ABC transporter ATP-binding protein, producing the protein MQQTYSPPSGPLGDGLRPVLSLHHAAKTFGPVVALADGTIEIQAGEIHALVGENGAGKSTLVKILAGLHHPDSGDFQVGGTSVQFRSVGDSKAAGISVIYQEPTLFPDLTVAENIFIGRQPKGRFGLISKASMVREASTLFERLGVPIDPTRIAEGLSIADQQIIEIAKAISLDAKVLVMDEPTAALSGVEVDRLFAVARSLRDKGTGILFISHRFDEVFGLCDRITVMRDGRYISTHHTAAVTVEQIVREMVGRDIGALFPKTAAETGDVVLKVDALSRAGVFRDISFEVRAGEIVALAGLVGAGRTEVARAIFGIDPYDAGDISFEGRKLKARDPQAAITAGMGFVPEDRRKQGLVMNLSVARNVTLTLRNRLATAGLINGAAERRAAEEWSKRLQVKTGSQEHAVSTLSGGNQQKVVLAKWLATDPRLLIIDEPTRGIDVGTKSEVHRLISDLAGRGIAILMISSELPEVLGMADRVLVMREGRITAELDRADANPETVMHAATSSAGGTP; encoded by the coding sequence ATGCAGCAGACCTACAGCCCTCCGTCCGGCCCCTTAGGGGACGGACTCCGGCCGGTACTCTCTCTCCACCACGCGGCCAAGACCTTCGGGCCGGTGGTCGCCCTGGCCGACGGGACCATCGAAATTCAGGCCGGCGAAATCCATGCCCTGGTCGGCGAAAACGGTGCCGGCAAGTCCACCCTGGTCAAGATCCTGGCTGGCCTGCACCACCCGGATTCGGGCGATTTTCAGGTCGGCGGAACGAGCGTCCAGTTCCGCAGCGTTGGTGATAGCAAGGCCGCTGGAATTTCAGTTATTTACCAGGAGCCCACGCTCTTTCCGGATCTGACCGTCGCGGAGAACATTTTCATCGGCCGCCAGCCCAAGGGTCGGTTCGGCTTAATCAGCAAGGCCAGCATGGTCCGGGAGGCCAGCACGCTCTTCGAACGGCTCGGCGTCCCCATCGATCCCACACGGATTGCAGAAGGCCTGTCCATCGCCGACCAGCAGATCATCGAAATCGCCAAAGCCATTTCGCTGGACGCCAAAGTACTCGTCATGGACGAGCCCACGGCCGCCCTCAGCGGGGTGGAGGTGGACCGGCTCTTTGCCGTCGCCCGCAGCCTCCGGGACAAAGGAACCGGCATCCTGTTCATTTCGCACCGCTTTGACGAGGTCTTCGGCCTGTGCGACCGGATCACGGTGATGCGGGACGGCCGGTACATTTCCACACACCACACCGCCGCTGTGACCGTCGAGCAGATAGTGCGTGAGATGGTTGGCCGCGATATCGGGGCCCTGTTCCCCAAGACGGCGGCGGAAACCGGCGACGTTGTCCTGAAAGTCGACGCTCTCAGCCGTGCCGGCGTATTCCGGGACATCAGCTTCGAAGTCCGCGCCGGCGAGATCGTGGCGCTGGCCGGACTTGTCGGCGCCGGGCGCACCGAAGTGGCCCGTGCCATCTTCGGAATCGACCCCTACGACGCCGGCGACATCAGTTTCGAGGGCCGGAAGCTCAAGGCCAGGGACCCCCAGGCCGCCATCACCGCCGGAATGGGATTTGTCCCCGAGGACCGCCGCAAACAGGGCCTGGTCATGAACCTGTCCGTGGCCCGGAACGTGACCCTCACGCTTCGGAACAGACTGGCGACGGCGGGGCTGATCAACGGTGCCGCCGAGCGCCGGGCGGCGGAAGAGTGGAGCAAGCGGCTGCAGGTTAAGACCGGGTCGCAGGAACATGCAGTCTCAACGCTCTCCGGCGGCAACCAGCAAAAGGTGGTCCTCGCCAAATGGTTGGCCACCGACCCGCGGCTGCTCATCATCGACGAACCCACGCGCGGCATTGACGTAGGCACCAAGAGCGAGGTCCACCGGCTCATCTCCGACCTCGCCGGCCGCGGCATCGCGATCCTGATGATCTCTTCCGAGCTGCCCGAGGTTCTTGGCATGGCTGACCGGGTCCTGGTCATGCGGGAGGGCCGGATAACCGCCGAACTCGACCGGGCCGACGCCAATCCGGAAACCGTCATGCACGCCGCAACTTCGTCCGCAGGAGGTACGCCATGA
- a CDS encoding ABC transporter permease: MSSALDHREVTTPAPGAGRGTLASALRLRELPVLIALAVLVLVTYLINPLFLAPQGIKDLLLNATIIIILAAGQTLLIITRNIDLSVGSMLGLVAFGTGSIFSSMPGIPIIAVFVIGMAFGAVLGAFNGMLVTVAKVPALVITLGTLYVFRGLNNAWAGGKQFFAGDRPDAFGALSVDTVLGFPIITLLALVVVVAVAVYMSGTRPGRDLYAIGSDPDAATAFGIKVSKRVFLAFLANGALAGLAGVLYASRFNSVGATTGTGMELTVVAAAVVGGVAIFGGSGSVAGAALGALLLTTITSSLTALRVDKFWQQAIVGVLILAAIIIDRVASLRTAKKLRISEARNV; encoded by the coding sequence ATGAGCTCCGCTCTGGATCACAGGGAAGTGACCACGCCGGCACCCGGCGCCGGCCGGGGCACGCTCGCCTCGGCGCTGCGGCTGCGGGAGTTGCCGGTGCTGATCGCGCTCGCCGTCCTCGTCCTGGTGACGTACCTGATTAACCCGCTGTTCCTCGCGCCCCAGGGCATAAAGGACCTGCTGCTCAATGCCACTATCATCATCATCCTGGCGGCCGGGCAGACCCTGCTGATCATCACCCGGAACATCGATCTCTCCGTAGGGTCCATGCTGGGCCTGGTGGCCTTCGGCACCGGGTCCATCTTCTCGAGCATGCCCGGCATCCCAATCATTGCTGTCTTCGTGATCGGCATGGCCTTCGGAGCGGTTCTTGGTGCCTTCAACGGGATGCTGGTGACCGTGGCCAAGGTCCCCGCCCTCGTCATCACCCTGGGGACGCTCTACGTATTCCGTGGCCTGAACAACGCGTGGGCCGGCGGCAAGCAGTTCTTCGCCGGTGACCGGCCGGACGCCTTCGGAGCCCTCTCGGTGGATACTGTGCTGGGTTTCCCGATTATCACGCTCCTGGCACTCGTCGTCGTGGTCGCCGTCGCCGTCTACATGTCCGGGACCCGCCCGGGTCGTGACCTGTACGCCATCGGCTCGGACCCGGACGCGGCAACGGCCTTCGGCATCAAGGTCTCCAAGCGCGTGTTCCTGGCCTTCCTCGCCAACGGGGCACTGGCAGGCCTGGCCGGCGTACTGTACGCCAGCCGCTTCAACTCCGTCGGCGCAACCACCGGCACCGGCATGGAACTGACAGTCGTTGCCGCCGCCGTCGTCGGCGGCGTGGCAATCTTCGGCGGCAGCGGATCGGTGGCCGGAGCGGCCCTCGGCGCGCTGCTTCTCACCACCATCACCAGTTCCCTGACCGCGCTGCGGGTCGACAAGTTCTGGCAGCAGGCCATCGTCGGCGTGCTGATCCTCGCGGCCATTATCATCGACCGCGTGGCAAGCCTGCGCACAGCCAAGAAACTGCGGATAAGCGAGGCCCGGAATGTCTGA